Proteins encoded within one genomic window of Plasmodium cynomolgi strain B DNA, chromosome 11, whole genome shotgun sequence:
- a CDS encoding hypothetical protein (putative), translating to MRKRGKNAKKGGPKIASPGTSNAATPANAATPANAATPVNAANPHANIPGVNFSRIKSSYLEGTLKLTNAESVKQKLKRKNDELKGMVRGGDIPVVPCVGSVLSVQSIPSDHERGGEDTKELKHFEEFEIVLRGGVIDEEEVGSREAEGQKSSCVVENAVPSDEQLFVCDKAPSGRDNGEGEQIEGGEEGEEIDGGEEGEQIGGGEEGEQIDGGEEGEQIGGSQKGNVSHFFNKTKEAYKSLNLDKLFQVNSFNNSLWDEGMERRKPNGVSENAHRRKEDKLSLVKTIERKLKGQNSFVMENIYNAFRGTINDFIDVYLQGEDEEMGEGRSKGTVMRKDTTIRSVDPFRHGERVNLSDEHGLKKMYQMDSDIFLSGGEKEKIRIGQSGYAMKREDDTNVKNYLSQFGGRKLGGISHMGGISHMGGNTNLGGNSNSWGSTNLGRSTNLGRSTNLGRSTNSGGNTNLGGSTNLGRSTNLGGNTNSHDQTKRCKIKMGGANLLEGSNVMAGAMAYLMGDTPRLTKGSSSKQKSHVVHTDMDKHKQVEEAYSAYYPEAETFEYSSIISDYLYNRKGWSERRKDDDGRIPSTDNNCANRDGMKYEVHPSMSDQMSNVLDTQVNDRSIFDIAPMTHKYKYASNIILTINKIKNVERVVEINLSITDVQLKVPGMRIENVILPYKYASDLLTIKIKTLSEGNGGEYQRVIHKGEGLDGHQSGENKTKRDETNEKNVTIKCYFVFIPLNHIKEGIVNKRLILISSKRKEEYEKEGLLSDTLYLIESQKLNCEKEKHMYISVKVCKNGVHFFPCLNPHREDNLDRNYTTSEKKFTRNAFEPVYVCLYNDEVDRAIGSILNGRGLTNKVRINKLVAKGHYMINNFAFEFYFNSSNVLLCSHGDITEEAEKMLSHFGKEFIRVESYMDLFPIHIFPPLDDVLYLDFIERNEFLQLKFILHFLAITEVICIHLCSLFGFHVDVHPLFRDHLNAVKMDDGREEGNRFTFLYTSYEEDTESNGYFLNYTKPFVFRFQGDDNTWDNNCNQEEEKKTTTQWNENDLFIIDYARKQAIFLHNAIKNHGDILSIPNCYDRKKRLFFTTDSRKKKQFQNYYMSILRRYNLLLNRENHRGKSAQVRIQPGVTNWEEKIKGENLHRGSGALRGKTPKVENAYRRNITVTGQAKMAEERSFAGGNKTIGEEYKLSMREETTPLGEITNEKNSFYNLKEYKNYHFHGKKADQITRINGNSFEDLDRGRDSHEEMSTNGWHVNAKGKESHVGELPRLHDDEIAYYNMHREDIPFSLESVEWDFNDDDVNPGEHSVHGGCSNGCGSRGGAGVEGQTVSIAEVRCGSGYNEGHSERHSERHSERHGEGHSERHSERHSERHSESYADRLALGRDARLPGAADQDWVASKLSTSKVCTDHPDQAAKNCKLVRRSDNEA from the exons ATGAGGAAGAGGGGCAAGAatgccaaaaaggggggcccCAAAATTGCTTCGCCTGGCACTTCGAACGCCGCAACCCCCGCTAACGCCGCAACCCCTGCGAACGCCGCAACCCCCGTTAACGCCGCCAACCCACATGCCAACATTCCCGGAGTCAACTTCAGCCGCATAAAGAGCTCCTACTTGGAAGGGACGCTAAAGCTGACAAACGCAGAAAGCGTGAAACAAAAgttaaagagaaaaaatgatgaactgAAGGGAATGGTCAGAGGGGGAGACATCCCCGTGGTGCCCTGTGTGGGCAGCGTACTATCAGTACAAAGCATCCCAAGTGACCATGAacgagggggagaagacACTAAGGAGTTGAAACATTTTGAGGAATTCGAAATTGTTCTAAGGGGAGGAGTGATagacgaggaggaggtgGGTAGCAGAGAAGCTGAAGGACAAAAATCCTCCTGCGTGGTGGAGAACGCCGTACCATCGGATGAGCAACTGTTTGTATGCGATAAGGCGCCGAGTGGGCGAGACAACGGAGAGGGAGAACAAATAGAGGGAGGCgaagagggggaagaaatagATGGCGGCGAAGAGGGCGAACAGATAGGTGGCGGCGAAGAGGGCGAGCAAATAGATGGCGGCGAAGAGGGCGAACAGATAGGTGGCAGCCAAAAAGGCAACGTGTCccacttttttaacaaaacgAAGGAGGCGTACAAATCGTTGAACCTCGACAAGTTGTTTCAGGTTAACAGTTTTAATAACTCCCTGTGGGATGAAGGTATGGAGAGGAGGAAGCCAAACGGGGTGAGCGAAAATGCACACAGAAGAAAGGAGGACAAGCTTAGCTTAGTGAAGACTATCGAAAGGAAGTTGAAGGGCCAAAATTCCTTCGTCATggagaatatatataacgcGTTTAGAGGCACCATAAACGATTTTATAGACGTGTATCTTCAGGGGGAAGACGAAGAGATGGgcgagggaagaagcaaagggACTGTGATGAGGAAGGATACCACGATTCGGAGTGTCGACCCTTTTCGACATGGAGAAAGAGTTAACCTAAGCGATGAacatggtttgaaaaaaatgtatcagATGGACAGTGATATCTTCCTTtctgggggagaaaaagaaaaaattcgaatTGGGCAAAGTGGGTATGCGATGAAAAGGGAGGATGACACAAATGTAAAAAACTATTTGAGCCAGTTTGGGGGCAGAAAATTGGGTGGGATCAGCCACATGGGTGGGATCAGCCACATGGGGGGAAACACCAACTTGGGGGGGAATAGCAACTCGTGGGGGAGCACCAActtggggagaagcaccaacttggggagaagcaccaacttggggagaagcaccaacTCGGGGGGAAACACCAACTTGGGGGGAAGCACCAActtggggagaagcaccaacTTGGGGGGAAACACCAACTCGCATGACCAAACCAAGCGTTGCAAAATCAAAATGGGTGGGGCCAACCTACTGGAGGGAAGCAATGTGATGGCGGGTGCTATGGCCTATCTCATGGGGGACACTCCCAGATTGACGAAGGGAAGCTCATCCAAACAGAAGAGTCATGTTGTACACACGGATATGGACAAACATAAACAGGTGGAAGAAGCATACAGTGCTTACTACCCTGAGGCGGAGACATTTGAATATTCAAGCATCATTTCTGATTATTTGTATAACCGGAAAGGGTGGTCGGAGAGAAGAAAGGATGATGATGGTCGTATCCCTTCCACTGATAATAATTGCGCGAATAGGGATGGTATGAAGTATGAGGTGCATCCCTCGATGAGTGACCAAATGAGCAACGTGTTAGATACGCAAGTGAATGACAGAAGCATATTCGACATTGCCCCCATGACACACAAATACAAATACGCATCGAACATAATACTTAcgattaacaaaataaagaatgtCGAACGTGTAGTCGAAATTAATTTAAGCATTACAGATGTGCAATTGAAAGTCCCAGGAATGCGTATCGAAAATGTGATATTGccatataaatatgctaGCGATTTgttaacaataaaaataaaaacgttgAGTGAGGGAAATGGGGGGGAATACCAAAGAGTGATACATAAGGGGGAGGGATTAGATGGTCATCAATctggggaaaacaaaacaaaaagagatgagacaaatgaaaaaaatgttacaataAAATGCTACTTTGTTTTCATCCCATTGAACCATATTAAGGAAGGaattgtaaataaaagaCTTATCTTAATCAgctcaaaaaggaaagaagagTATGAGAAGGAAGGGTTACTCTCGGATACTCTTTACCTGATAGAATCTCAGAAGCTAAATtgtgaaaaggaaaaacatatgtacatttctgTAAaggtttgtaaaaatggagttcattttttcccttgtttGAATCCCCATCGAGAGGACAACCTGGACAGAAATTACACaacaagtgaaaaaaaattcaccagGAATGCATTCGAACCTGTGTATGTATGTCTATACAATGATGAAGTCGATAGAGCGATTGGGAGTATACTGAATGGAAGGGGACTAACCAACAAGGTAAGAATAAACAAGTTAGTTGCAAAAGGACATTATATGATTAACAATTTTGCCttcgaattttattttaacagtTCCAATGTGCTCCTTTGTAGTCATGGAGACATCACAGAGGAGGCTGAAAAGATGCTTAgtcattttggaaaagaatTCATTCGTGTTGAGAGTTATATGGATCTGTTTCCAATACATATATTTCCACCGTTGGATGATGTGCTATATTTGGACTTTATTGAAAGGAAtgaatttttacaattaaaatttattcttcattttttagcaatCACTGAGGTTATATGTATCCATTTGTGTTCCCTCTTTGGTTTCCATGTGGATGTCCATCCTCTCTTTCGGGATCACTTGAATGCAGTTAAAATGGATGATGGGAGGGAGGAGGGGAACCGCTTCACTTTCCTATACACTTCTTACGAGGAGGATACGGAATCGAATGGCTACTTTCTAAATTACACCAAGCCGTTCGTTTTCCGTTTCCAGGGTGATGACAACACTTGGGACAACAACTGCAaccaggaggaggaaaaaaaaacaaccacTCAGTGGAACGAAAACGACCTCTTCATCATAGACTACGCACGTAAGCAGGCCATATTTCTACACAACGCTATAAAGAACCATGGAGACATTTTGAGTATACCAAACTGTTATGACAGGAAGAagcgtcttttttttactacagatagcaggaagaagaagcaatttcaaaattattacatGTCCATTTTGAGAAGGTACAACTTGCTACTTAACAGGGAAAACCATAGGGGGAAATCGGCCCAAGTGAGGATCCAACCAGGag TTACCAACTgggaagagaaaataaaaggagaaaatctACACAGGGGAAGTGGAGCCTTACGGGGGAAGACTCCCAAAGTTGAAAACGCATATAGAAGAAATATCACCGTAACGGGTCAGGCAAAAATGGCGGAAGAGCGAAGTTTTGCGGGGGGTAACAAAACGATAGGGGAGGAATATAAATTATCTATGAGAGAGGAAACTACTCCTCTTGGGGAAATTACTAACGAGAAGAATTCATTTTACAATCTGaaagaatacaaaaattatcatttccatggaaaaaaagctgACCAAATAACTCGTATAAATGGTAACTCATTTGAAGACTTGGATCGAGGGAGGGACAGCCATGAAGAGATGAGTACAAATGGATGGCACGTGAAtgcgaaggggaaagaaTCCCATGTTGGGGAACTGCCTCGTCTGCATGATGATGAGATTGCTTATTATAACATGCATAGAGAGGATATCCCGTTCAGTCTGGAGAGTGTCGAGTGGGACTTTAATGACGACGATGTCAACCCAGGAGAGCATTCTGTGCATGGAGGCTGTTCAAATGGATGCGGCAGCAGGGGGGGTGCCGGGGTGGAGGGGCAGACGGTCTCCATTGCGGAGGTTAGGTGCGGCAGTGGCTACAACGAAGGGCACAGCGAAAGGCACAGCGAAAGGCACAGCGAAAGGCACGGCGAAGGGCACAGCGAACGACACAGCGAACGACACAGCGAACGGCACAGCGAAAGCTACGCCGATCGGTTGGCCCTGGGACGAGATGCGCGCCTGCCCGGGGCGGCGGACCAGGACTGGGTCGCTTCAAAGCTCTCCACATCCAAAGTGTGCACCGATCACCCGGACCAAGCAGCCAAGAATTGCAAGCTGGTTAGGCGAAGTGATAATGAGGCGTAG
- a CDS encoding hypothetical protein (putative), whose translation MNHVWLGTLIILLHLFVRCTCYQMIYVDFFDKKNDDSSDLNNLSCSWRYYCTEEFHFCEYGCSSKKKLKTGYNLLNTTNLRENCFINVECENHQIYFDSEDPVHFLFFSKPFFRINRDFTLYVHLAQRNNGAGERTHHGNEGAGSTIWRGLCLTWERTNEWRRSISKKHKKSLIKLLICLILIHMIFFYLYIYTYLYLDKQEEV comes from the exons ATGAACCATGTATGGCTGGGAACCCTAATCATCCTTCTCCACCTGTTTGTGAGGTGCACATGTTACCAAATGATATATGTAGATTtctttgacaaaaaaaatgatgactcCAGTGACCTGAACAACCTGTCGTGTTCCTGGCGATACTACTGCACAGAGGAATTTCATTTCTGCGAGTACGGCTGTAGTTCCAAGAAAAAGCTGAAGACAGGATACAACCTGCTTAACA cCACCAATTTGAGAGAAAACTGCTTCATCAATGTCGAGTGCGAGAATCATCAGATTTACTTCGACTCCGAGGATCCTGTgcatttcctctttttctccaaGCCGTTCTTCCGCATCAACCGGGACTTCACCCTTTATGTGCACCTGGCCCAGAG gaACAACGGAGCAGGCGAACGTACGCACCATGGGAATGAAGGAGCGGGGTCCACCATATGGCGAGGACTATGTCTCACCTGGGAAAGAACAAATGAGTGGAGACGATCCATATCgaagaaacataaaaagagtTTAATTAAGTTGTTAATATGCCTCATTTTAATccatatgatttttttttatctctatatatacacgtactTGTATTTGGACAAGCAGGAGGAGGTGTAG
- a CDS encoding hypothetical protein (putative), whose translation MADGNTADSCGGAVNGEEGELGKSPPNAKQPKNGTAVEKSDMGCKASFDIFSYLHKVYAKYGLYEEDMDRFLLYVKRRRAKLKGKVLYKMKRVGNKYITRLYETDNVDEKFLELLVLDVEACRCRYIKIKTDVNNLKIPYRSTYCYLRRLKRAMDKVIFMNHSVGSTVDKNTELQIKCYSAYVQAAYLLEGKKFEEGVSKVGEFTKLVKLVKRAMLNEIVEGERSIGEGKKDDGEDGGGVGGSDDGSGGGSGGGGRGRGGEAEGGGSPEERRPSRASQHTQNDLTENTLMNSKGNLLIEAERRIDETFDYFLSVIHSFERICLYNLKKNKLSNFDEKLQDEELQLGEKKKKSSITEMTDMSKDKSTYRKLEIFMSENTVQIKIEHSTYELKGSGDSNQGDYSSLLKIKNALDNVKNVIPMEEIKNLSEDTNLREVMSCVNKKDFPLFQFLNSYEANFIVHNYGQAFAKYYECLTIIHEQLIKSTGGNKKASSVSGTQQSGGSHLNEDEKMMEKIWNHIEQYLSCEKLCADTERTLLVLMKFLFSIYSASHLKNFSLGNKKNFGDIIEEMPLVHTGIRYADILKQNIDELNKLKHNDEIFINILQIIKNVKSFCLACHYALAGKNAEAHVLFDLVKTRNYVYTKLQQIQMVQNEALLRITILFNRLQDLISLVKTKCVPSNQKLFSVDNSFFEQKMIQMCMDPLRIDMMQLCRDSVLLNPDAHKEEEKSSGIRGLLRSFWK comes from the exons ATGGCGGATGGCAACACAGCGGATAGCTGCGGGGGTGCGGTGaacggagaagaaggggagcTTGGGAAGAGCCCACCCAATGCGAAGCAACCGAAGAATGGAACAGCTGTGGAAAAGTCGGACATGGGATGCAAAGCCtcatttgatatattttcgTACCTACATAAGGTGTATGCAAAGTATGGACTATACGAAGAAGACATGGATAGGTTCCTCCTTTACGTGAAGAGAAGGAGAGCCAAATTAAAAGGGAaggtattatataaaatgaaaagagtgggaaataaatatataacgaGATTGTACGAAACGGATAATGTGgatgaaaaatttcttgAGTTGTTGGTACTTGATGTAGAGGCATGTCGATGtaggtacataaaaataaaaacggatgtgaataatttaaaaatacctTACAGATCGACTTATTGTTATTTGAGGAGATTGAAGAGAGCTATGGATAAAGTGATATTTATGAACCACTCCGTTGGATCCACTGTGGATAAGAACACCGAGTTGCAGATTAAGTGCTACAGTGCGTATGTACAAGCAGCGTACCTGTtggaagggaagaaatttGAGGAGGGCGTATCAAAGGTAGGGGAGTTCACCAAGCTGGTGAAGCTGGTCAAAAGGGCCATGCTGAATGAGATCGTGGAGGGGGAGCGCTCAAttggggagggaaaaaaagatgacGGAGAAGACGGCGGTGGTGTTGGTGGCAGTGACGATGGCAGTGGCGGTGGCAGCGGTGGCGGTGGCCGTGGCCgcggaggagaagcggagggAGGGGGGTCACCCGAAGAACGCAGACCCAGCCGAGCCAGCCAACACACCCAAAACGACCTCACGGAAAACACCCTCATGAACAGCAAAGGCAACCTACTCATAGAAGCGGAAAGACGAATCGACGAGACGTTCGATTACTTCCTCTCCGTCATTCACTCATTTGAACGCATTTGCTTatacaatttgaagaaaaataaattaagcAACTTTGATGAAAAGTTACAGGATGAAGAATTACAACtaggagagaagaaaaaaaaatcatccaTCACAGAAATGACAGACATGAGTAAGGACAAATCGACGTATAGAAaacttgaaatttttatgagTGAAAATACAGTACagataaaaattgaacataGTACTTATGAACTGAAGGGGAGTGGAGACTCCAATCAGGGAGACTACTCCAGTTTGcttaaaataaagaatgcGTTGGATAATGTGAAGAATGTAATCCCgatggaagaaataaaaaatctgtCAGAAGATACCAATTTGAGAGAAGTCATGTCGTgtgtgaataaaaaagattttccactttttcaatttttaaattcatatgAAGCCAATTTTATTGTGCATAATTATGGACAGgcatttgcaaaatattatgaatGCTTAACAATAATTCACGAACAGTTAATCAAATCAAcgggggggaataaaaaggcATCATCTGTGAGTGGTACTCAACAGAGTGGGGGAAGCCATCTAaatgaagatgaaaaaatgatggaGAAGATTTGGAACCACATAGAACAGTACCTCTCTTGTGAAAAGTTATGTGCAGATACGGAACGCACTCTCCTTGTactgatgaaatttttattttccatatactcagctagccatttgAAAAACTTTTCccttggaaataaaaaaaattttggagatATTATCGAAGAAATGCCCCTTGTTCACACAGGAATTCGATACGCTGATATCTTAAAGCAGAATATCGATGaattgaacaaattaaaacataatgacgaaatttttattaacattttacaaataattaaaaatgtcaaatCTTTTTGTCTCGCTTGTCATTACGCATTGGCTGGGAAAAATGCAGAGGCACATGTACTCTTCGATTTAGTTAAAACGAGAAATTATGTATACACAAAACTGCAACAAATTCAAATGGTCCAAAATGAAGCTTTATTACGAATTACAATTCTCTTTAACCGACTACAGGACCTCATTTCGTTG GTGAAAACCAAATGCGTACCATCTAAtcagaaattattttctgtggataattccttttttgaacAGAAAATGATTCAAATGTGCATGGATCCCCTGCGTATTGACATGATGCAGTTGTGTCGCGACTCCGTTTTGCTCAATCCGGATGCAcacaaggaggaggaaaagtcCTCCGGGATTAGGGGCCTGCTTCGCTCCTTCTGGAAATAG
- a CDS encoding nascent polypeptide associated complex alpha chain (putative) produces the protein MHDDRVNSKDEISSSSSCEENDENKNILNPPNRTKMSKGERRARKMLVKLGLKAVPNVHKVIIKKSQKMIFAVSNVEVYKVDGTESYVIFGDAKTDDITNSINSLLPDSLPKDGDMMDEQEVNFEAPEKANEKVQDLDEGKAGDVSMDDIELIMSQTKCTRERAIEVLKKNNNDLVESIMELSG, from the exons ATGCATGACGATAGAGTAAACTCGAAAGATGAAATTTCATCGAGCTCCTCctgtgaagaaaatgacgaaaataaaaacattttaaatccACCAAACAGGACAAAGATGAGCAAGGGGGAAAGAAGGGCCAGGAAGATGCTCGTCAAGCTTGGCTTAAAGGCAGTCCCCAATGTGCACAAAgtcattataaaaaaatcacaaaaaatgatttttgcCGTATCCAATGTGGAGGTGTACAAAGTCGACGGTACCGAATCGTACGTCATTTTTGGAGACGCCAAGACGGATGACATCACCAACTCGATCAACA GTCTCCTGCCGGATAGCCTCCCGAAAGACGGTGACATGATGGACGAACAGGAGGTAAATTTCGAGGCCCCCGAAAAAGCGAACGAAAAAGTTCAGGACCTAGACGAAG GAAAAGCGGGAGACGTTTCGATGGACGACATTGAGTTAATTATGTCGCAAACGAAGTGCACGCGTGAAAGGGCAATCGAAGTGCTGAAGAAGAATAACAACGATTTGGTGGAGTCGATCATGGAGTTGAGCGGTTAA